The genomic interval GATCGGGCCGCGTTGGGCGTGTTGACTAAAACCGACCTATAAACGCCGTTGACGGAAAATCATTGTGTACGTATTGTTGTTTACTTTTAAGATTATCAGGGTTGAATAATTGTATACCCACAGGAGGAACCTGGCATGGCAACGAAAATTGGTTTGAATGGATTTGGACGGATCGGACGGTATCTCACACGATTGCTGGCGGAAGACAATGATCTTGAATTGGTGGCGGTAAACGCGCGGGCATCCAACGAGGATCTGGCTCATTTGCTCAAATATGATTCTGTCCATGGCCGATTCATGGATGTAGAGCCGACTGCTGACGGATTCCTTTTAGGTGGCAAGCCCGTTACTGTGACTCGAAATGCTCCTGGCGAATGGACCTGGGGTGATTTGGGCTGCGATATTGTGGTGGAATCCACTGGTAAATTTCGTGATCGTACAAGTTGTCAACAGATGTTGGACTGCGGTGCCAAGAAAGTGGTCATTTCCGCACCGGGTCAAGACCCTGATATCACGGTGGTCATGAGCGTGAATGATGAATTACTCACGCCTGAACACAATATTATTTCAAATGCTTCCTGCACCACGAACTGCCTGGCTCCGGTGGCCAAGGTCATCAATGATTTGTTTGGCATCAAGCACGGTATCATGAATACGGTGCATTCCTACACCATGAGTCAGCGTGTGCTGGATGGTTCGCACAAGGATATCCGTCG from Pseudodesulfovibrio sp. JC047 carries:
- the gap gene encoding type I glyceraldehyde-3-phosphate dehydrogenase; translation: MATKIGLNGFGRIGRYLTRLLAEDNDLELVAVNARASNEDLAHLLKYDSVHGRFMDVEPTADGFLLGGKPVTVTRNAPGEWTWGDLGCDIVVESTGKFRDRTSCQQMLDCGAKKVVISAPGQDPDITVVMSVNDELLTPEHNIISNASCTTNCLAPVAKVINDLFGIKHGIMNTVHSYTMSQRVLDGSHKDIRRARACAVNMVPTTTGAAKAVGLVIPELNGVLDGMAIRVPTPNVSLVDLVCELKKETTVEEVNAALKAAANESMGYTEEELVSVDFMGSTFGGVVDSSLTRVMGGTQLKLIIWYDNEAGFTNQLLRLTKKVAGMI